Proteins encoded in a region of the Nitrospirota bacterium genome:
- a CDS encoding DUF4912 domain-containing protein, protein MKTKDPKKKSSKTSDGTKTVKVAVKSKAKAKAEVKAKVKAKPKAKVSKVPAVKPKPAVKAEKKTSKKKTIVAKVAMKVKAEAKSKAKAKAKAEVKAKVKAKPKAKVSKVPAVKPKPAVKTEKKTPKKKTIVAKVAMKVKAEAKSKAKAEVKAKVKAKPKAKVSKVPEAKPVIVEKTEKKAMAAKKEPAVPVRPSLKSVAAANKNETVQEARPEIERYPARNSKANLKIFLPEQNVTEEEAEEIFFGGLPEEYGENAVIALAVDPNTVFVDWEVIPKDISDKEGELNLRFYDITGIEFNDWNANAVLDVLINKRVGSGFFDIHMPGRDVVVAVGILSPTSGFMPIVRSDMVSFPELLAFDELGIVQKLFESGIPVGY, encoded by the coding sequence ATGAAAACCAAAGATCCAAAGAAAAAATCCTCCAAGACATCAGACGGAACAAAAACCGTAAAGGTTGCTGTAAAATCCAAGGCTAAGGCCAAGGCTGAGGTTAAGGCGAAAGTTAAAGCCAAACCAAAGGCCAAGGTCAGCAAGGTTCCTGCGGTAAAGCCTAAGCCTGCGGTAAAGGCAGAGAAAAAGACCTCAAAGAAAAAAACCATTGTCGCCAAGGTTGCGATGAAGGTAAAGGCAGAGGCTAAAAGCAAGGCCAAGGCCAAGGCTAAGGCTGAGGTTAAGGCGAAAGTTAAAGCCAAACCAAAGGCCAAGGTCAGCAAGGTTCCTGCGGTAAAGCCTAAGCCAGCGGTGAAGACAGAGAAAAAGACCCCAAAGAAAAAAACCATTGTCGCCAAGGTTGCGATGAAGGTAAAGGCAGAGGCTAAAAGCAAGGCCAAGGCTGAGGTTAAGGCGAAAGTTAAAGCCAAACCAAAGGCCAAGGTCAGCAAGGTTCCTGAGGCAAAGCCTGTAATCGTTGAAAAGACAGAGAAGAAGGCTATGGCCGCAAAGAAAGAACCTGCAGTTCCTGTGAGGCCGTCATTGAAGTCAGTCGCTGCAGCCAACAAGAATGAGACAGTGCAGGAAGCGAGGCCTGAAATTGAACGATATCCCGCAAGAAACTCCAAGGCAAATCTGAAGATATTCCTGCCCGAGCAGAACGTAACAGAAGAGGAAGCAGAGGAGATCTTTTTTGGAGGACTTCCTGAAGAATATGGAGAGAACGCGGTTATTGCATTGGCAGTAGATCCGAATACTGTTTTTGTGGACTGGGAGGTCATTCCAAAGGATATTTCCGACAAGGAAGGAGAGCTGAATCTCAGATTTTACGACATTACCGGCATAGAATTTAATGACTGGAATGCAAACGCTGTTCTTGATGTGTTAATCAATAAAAGAGTCGGGAGCGGTTTTTTCGACATACACATGCCAGGCCGTGATGTTGTCGTTGCAGTCGGCATACTCAGCCCGACCAGCGGTTTCATGCCGATCGTACGATCTGACATGGTCTCGTTCCCTGAACTTCTGGCGTTCGACGAACTTGGCATTGTGCAAAAACTCTTTGAATCAGGCATCCCTGTTGGCTACTGA
- a CDS encoding TIGR02757 family protein has translation MKKPASKEACKQPKKTLDTFYREYDFRQRILHDPIEFPHRYNNSEDIEVAGFLACCFAYGRIGLFKPVVEKILSLMGESPHDFLLHFSVSRQAKRFQGIQYRFNRNEDIVCLLFMLQTILRKEGSLENIFMKFYQETDENIGNGLSAIVERFLSVDTTKIYGRNIKPSGLVQFFPSPMNGSTCKRLALFLRWMIRDRDIDLGIWENISKNKLVIPLDTHIMKISRCLGFTKRNSADWKTAVEITAALKQFDPKDPLKYDFALCHQGISGLCRGERDGSVCSGCVFRNC, from the coding sequence ATGAAAAAGCCTGCAAGCAAAGAGGCCTGCAAGCAGCCAAAAAAAACTCTCGACACGTTTTATCGGGAATATGACTTCAGGCAGAGGATCCTCCACGATCCGATCGAATTTCCGCACCGCTATAATAACTCAGAAGACATTGAGGTTGCCGGCTTCCTTGCCTGTTGTTTTGCATACGGCAGGATAGGGCTCTTCAAGCCTGTTGTCGAAAAGATCCTCTCGCTCATGGGAGAAAGCCCTCATGATTTTCTTCTCCATTTCAGCGTCTCCCGACAGGCAAAACGTTTTCAGGGTATACAATATCGGTTTAACAGAAACGAAGATATTGTCTGTCTTCTCTTCATGCTGCAGACAATCCTCCGCAAAGAAGGATCGCTGGAAAACATTTTTATGAAATTTTATCAGGAGACAGACGAGAACATCGGCAACGGTCTGTCAGCAATAGTGGAAAGATTTCTGTCTGTGGACACAACAAAAATTTACGGCAGAAATATTAAGCCCTCAGGTCTTGTACAATTCTTTCCCTCTCCGATGAATGGAAGCACCTGCAAGAGATTGGCTCTTTTTCTGCGCTGGATGATCCGCGACAGAGACATTGATCTCGGCATATGGGAGAACATATCGAAAAATAAACTGGTGATCCCGCTTGATACGCATATCATGAAGATATCCCGATGTCTTGGCTTTACGAAAAGGAATTCGGCAGACTGGAAGACCGCTGTTGAGATAACGGCGGCGCTGAAACAATTCGACCCGAAAGATCCCCTCAAATACGATTTCGCCCTTTGCCATCAAGGCATTTCCGGACTGTGCAGGGGGGAAAGGGACGGGTCAGTATGCTCTGGTTGCGTGTTCAGAAACTGCTGA
- a CDS encoding KUP/HAK/KT family potassium transporter: MSEKTSPLKGIIRSLGLVFGDIGTSPIYTVTVVFLLLKPTPDNVMGVMSLILWTMTLLVSLQYVILAMRLSRRGEGGTIVLKEILTSGLRSRRNIVFISLLSFIGISLLMGDGVITPAISILSAVEGAVLIPGFEALPKNVIVFTSMLIAVALFAVQSKGTDKIAGAFGPITAVWLIALFVFGIISLVEAPQVLKAANPYYGIRFLIENRWAGFIALSEIFLCATGGEALYADMGHLGAKPIRQAWVVAFIALVVNYFGQGAFLLTHPDAKNILFEMVFHYARFLYVPFLLLSIAATIIASQAMISGTFSIVYQGITTRIMPLFKVSYTSMERKSQIYIGSVNWFLLMAVLFIMLEFGESSKLAAAYGLAVTGTMALTGFMMTWIFLHRKSYNLAALSIFITIIDIAYLGANVTKIPHGGYWSIILASFPLVTIFLYTQGQKRLYKMMEFMPLEEFLHKFRRVYAASPRVSGTALFLIKDAKEIPFYIIQTMFYHGIVYEDNIFVSIIKRDDPFGVTGFFKPDLSDGLRVFEVQMGYMEMVDVEEILREADIEERSVFYGLEDIITSNPVWKVFHFIKRNTPPFINFYKLPPKKLHGVLTKVTM; this comes from the coding sequence ATGTCAGAAAAGACCTCACCGCTAAAAGGCATTATCCGTTCGCTCGGTCTTGTCTTTGGCGACATCGGCACAAGCCCTATATATACCGTTACGGTAGTTTTTCTCCTTTTGAAGCCTACTCCTGATAATGTCATGGGCGTCATGTCTCTGATTCTCTGGACCATGACTCTTTTGGTATCTCTTCAATATGTCATTCTTGCCATGCGTCTTAGCAGAAGGGGCGAAGGTGGCACAATCGTCTTAAAGGAGATACTGACCTCCGGACTCAGATCGAGGAGAAACATCGTTTTCATATCACTTCTTTCCTTTATCGGCATATCCCTTCTCATGGGTGATGGTGTAATAACTCCAGCAATCAGTATCCTGAGCGCTGTCGAAGGCGCAGTCCTCATCCCTGGTTTCGAGGCTCTCCCCAAGAACGTGATAGTTTTCACCTCAATGCTCATTGCCGTGGCCCTTTTTGCCGTCCAGAGCAAAGGTACCGACAAGATCGCAGGCGCCTTCGGGCCTATCACTGCAGTCTGGCTGATTGCTCTTTTTGTCTTCGGAATCATTTCCCTTGTCGAAGCCCCGCAGGTTCTGAAGGCAGCGAACCCTTATTATGGGATAAGGTTCCTTATCGAAAACAGGTGGGCCGGGTTCATAGCCCTTAGCGAGATTTTTCTCTGCGCGACCGGCGGGGAGGCGCTCTATGCTGATATGGGACATCTCGGAGCTAAACCCATTAGACAGGCTTGGGTGGTGGCCTTCATTGCCCTCGTCGTCAATTACTTCGGACAGGGCGCTTTCCTCCTGACCCACCCCGATGCAAAGAACATACTCTTCGAAATGGTCTTCCACTATGCTCGATTCCTCTATGTCCCCTTTCTCCTTCTGAGTATCGCAGCCACAATTATTGCGTCTCAGGCGATGATCAGCGGGACGTTCTCGATCGTCTATCAGGGCATTACAACACGCATTATGCCGCTCTTCAAGGTCTCCTACACTTCGATGGAAAGGAAGTCGCAGATCTATATTGGGTCGGTGAACTGGTTCTTGTTGATGGCGGTCCTATTTATCATGCTCGAGTTTGGAGAGTCAAGCAAGCTCGCCGCTGCATACGGACTTGCTGTTACCGGCACTATGGCTCTTACCGGCTTTATGATGACCTGGATATTCTTGCATCGGAAAAGCTACAATCTCGCAGCCCTTTCTATTTTCATCACCATTATCGACATCGCGTACCTTGGCGCAAACGTCACCAAGATTCCTCATGGAGGCTACTGGTCGATCATCCTCGCATCCTTCCCCCTTGTAACCATATTTCTTTATACACAAGGGCAGAAGAGACTGTACAAAATGATGGAATTCATGCCGCTCGAGGAGTTCCTGCACAAATTCAGAAGGGTTTATGCTGCATCTCCCAGGGTGAGCGGCACAGCGCTTTTTCTGATCAAGGATGCAAAGGAGATCCCTTTCTATATCATCCAGACCATGTTCTATCACGGCATCGTGTATGAGGACAATATCTTCGTATCGATCATTAAACGTGATGATCCATTCGGCGTGACCGGCTTCTTCAAGCCTGATCTTTCAGACGGTCTCAGGGTCTTTGAAGTTCAGATGGGCTATATGGAGATGGTGGATGTCGAAGAGATCCTGCGAGAGGCTGACATCGAAGAACGGTCGGTCTTCTACGGTCTTGAAGACATCATAACGAGCAACCCTGTCTGGAAGGTATTCCATTTCATCAAGAGAAATACGCCGCCCTTTATTAACTTCTACAAGCTGCCTCCCAAGAAGCTTCATGGCGTCCTGACAAAAGTTACCATGTAG